Sequence from the Pontibacter pudoricolor genome:
TTGGTGCCGGTCCGATAGGTATCATGGCTGCTAAATGTTCGTGGTTGTTTGGTGCAGGCCGCGTGATCATTATAGACAAAGAAGAGTACCGCCTGGAATTTGCCCGCAACTATGCACAATGCGAAGCTTACAACTTTGAGGAGATAGGCGACATAGCCGTTTTTGCAAAGAAAACCACGGACTCGCTGGGTGCTGATGTGTGTATAGATGCCGTTGGTGCCGAAGCTGCCGGTAATGCCATGCAAACCATAACCGGTAGAAAACTGCTGTTGCAGGCTGGCTCGGCCACTGCGTTGCACTGGGCTATAAACTGTGTGAAGAAAGGCGGTATCGTATCTATAGTTGGTGTGTATGGCCCGACAGATAACCTGGTACCGATCGGGAACGTGCTTAACAAAGGACTCACCATTCGCGCAAACCAGGCTTCGGTAAAACGCTTGTTACCACGCCTGATCGAGCACGTGCAGAACGGCATTATTAACCCGAAGGCACTGATCACACATCGCCTGCCATTGGAAGAAGTAGCCGAAGGGTACCGCATGTTCTCAAACAAACTGGATAACTGCATTAAACCGGTGCTTATTCCACCATCAGCCAAAATTTAAAGAAAACTATTATGGAAGATAACAGACCTTTGGAAGATAACATGCCTTTCGAAAATAACAGAGGCCCTGCCGACCACTCACATATTAAAGGCTGGGGCATTGATGCGGATCCGAAAAACGATCCTACCTATCCGATGAAAAAGCGGACCAACGGGGAGCATGAAGGCTACACCTGGGAGCGACCAACGCAGCAACCTGTAAATATGGAAATACTCCATTCTATAGAACGTCCGAATGTAACGGCTGTTTTTGGTACCGCCGCACCGCTGAGGGGCCTGAGTGGTGCCATCCGTAGAATGGCTTTTAAGAATAGTGAAAATGTATACAGTCATTGGCTGCCGCTTATCATGGCCGATCGTGTAGACATGGTAGAAGGCATTATTGATGACTTTAAGCATGGCAAAATACCGAACATTTTTGCAGAGAAAGGCTATGTAGCCGAATGGAATTACAACAAAACCGGGCTGCTTGCAAGGGTGGCTATAGTAGCCGGTATTACCGCTGCCGTAGTTTTGCTTGCCCGCAGTAACAGCCGGGATTAGAAAGCCAGACGACATGCACAGCAAAAAGGCAACTATAGTTTTATAGTTGCCTTTTTGCTTTTAGTGCTTCTGCCGTTACCATTCCATTTCGTCCTCATCATCTTCCCCGAAATCCTCGTCTTCAAAATCATCAGGCTCATCAAAAGTAAACTCCTCTTCCGGCGCTTCTTCCGTACCGGTTATACCAGCTTTTTGCAACAGGCTGTCAACTATAGGTTGCTGCGCTTCTTCGTATATCAGTTCGCCGCGCTGCAGGAACCTGTTTGCATCAAGCAGCACTTCGTAAATAGGGGTGTGTATGTGTTTGGGTATCTTGTAGAGTCGCGGATCGTTTTTATCAAAAGGAGTCTCAACCTTAGAACTGAACAGGTAAGGTAAAAGCGTTTTAGAACAACTTATGGCAATGCGCTG
This genomic interval carries:
- a CDS encoding zinc-dependent alcohol dehydrogenase translates to MLAMNYRGPKRVRIEEKPMPEILHPEDAIVRVLRSCICGSDLHLYNGNVPDTRVGTTFGHEFVGEIVEIGSEVTKVKVGDNVLVPFNISCGKCVFCKQELYGNCHESNPEATAVGAIYGYSHTAGGYHGGQAEYVRVPYANVGPTIIPPGMDLDDAVLLTDVVPTGYQAAEMGGIQKGDTVMVFGAGPIGIMAAKCSWLFGAGRVIIIDKEEYRLEFARNYAQCEAYNFEEIGDIAVFAKKTTDSLGADVCIDAVGAEAAGNAMQTITGRKLLLQAGSATALHWAINCVKKGGIVSIVGVYGPTDNLVPIGNVLNKGLTIRANQASVKRLLPRLIEHVQNGIINPKALITHRLPLEEVAEGYRMFSNKLDNCIKPVLIPPSAKI